A genome region from Methylorubrum populi includes the following:
- a CDS encoding acetyl-CoA C-acetyltransferase, producing MAASEDIVIVGAARTPVGSFAGAFGAVPAHELGAVAIKAALERAGVSPDDVDEVIFGQVLTAAAGQNPARQAAIAAGIPEKATAWGLNQVCGSGLRTVAVGMQQIANGDATVIVAGGQESMSLAPHAQYLRGGQKMGDLKLVDTMIKDGLWDAFNGYHMGQTAENVAQAFQLTREQQDQFAVRSQNKAEAARKEGRFKEEIAPVTVKGRKGDTVVDTDEYIRDGATVEAMAKLKPAFAKDGTVTAANASGLNDGAAAIVLMSASEAERRGIKPLARIVSWATAGVDPKVMGTGPIPASRKALDKAGWKPADLDLIEANEAFAAQALAVNKDMGWDDEKVNVNGGAIAIGHPIGASGARVLITLLHELKRRDARRGLATLCIGGGMGVAMCIERI from the coding sequence ATGGCAGCCAGCGAAGATATCGTCATTGTCGGGGCGGCCCGCACGCCGGTGGGCTCGTTCGCCGGCGCCTTCGGCGCCGTGCCCGCCCACGAACTCGGCGCCGTGGCGATCAAGGCCGCGCTGGAGCGCGCCGGCGTCTCCCCGGACGACGTGGACGAGGTGATCTTCGGCCAAGTGCTCACCGCCGCCGCCGGCCAGAACCCGGCCCGCCAAGCCGCCATCGCCGCCGGCATTCCGGAGAAGGCGACCGCCTGGGGCCTCAACCAGGTCTGCGGCTCGGGGCTTCGCACCGTCGCCGTCGGCATGCAGCAGATCGCCAACGGCGACGCCACCGTCATCGTCGCGGGCGGCCAGGAATCGATGTCGCTCGCGCCCCACGCGCAGTACCTGCGCGGCGGCCAGAAGATGGGCGACCTGAAGCTCGTCGACACGATGATCAAGGACGGCCTGTGGGACGCCTTCAACGGCTACCACATGGGCCAGACCGCCGAGAACGTCGCCCAGGCCTTCCAGCTCACCCGCGAGCAGCAGGACCAGTTCGCGGTCCGCTCGCAGAACAAGGCCGAGGCCGCCCGCAAGGAGGGCCGGTTCAAGGAGGAGATCGCCCCCGTCACGGTGAAGGGCCGGAAGGGCGACACGGTCGTCGACACCGACGAGTACATCCGCGACGGCGCCACCGTCGAGGCGATGGCCAAGCTCAAGCCCGCCTTCGCCAAGGACGGCACCGTGACCGCCGCCAACGCGTCGGGTCTCAACGACGGCGCCGCGGCGATCGTGCTGATGTCGGCCTCGGAAGCCGAGCGCCGGGGCATCAAGCCGCTCGCCCGGATCGTCTCCTGGGCGACCGCGGGCGTCGACCCGAAGGTGATGGGCACCGGCCCGATCCCGGCCTCGCGCAAGGCCCTCGACAAGGCCGGCTGGAAGCCCGCCGACCTCGACCTGATCGAGGCCAACGAGGCCTTCGCCGCCCAGGCGCTCGCCGTGAACAAGGACATGGGCTGGGACGACGAGAAGGTGAACGTCAACGGCGGCGCCATCGCCATCGGCCACCCGATCGGTGCCTCCGGCGCCCGCGTCCTCATCACCCTGCTGCACGAGTTGAAGCGACGCGACGCCAGACGAGGCCTCGCCACCCTCTGCATCGGCGGCGGCATGGGCGTCGCCATGTGCATCGAGCGCATCTGA
- the phbB gene encoding acetoacetyl-CoA reductase: MAQERVALVTGGTRGIGAAISKRLKDKGYKVAANYGGNDEAANAFKAETGIPVFKFDVGDLASCEAGIKAIEAELGPVDILVNNAGITRDGAFHKMTFEKWQAVIRTNLDSMFTCTRPLIEGMRSRNFGRIIIISSINGQKGQAGQTNYSAAKAGVIGFAKALAQESASKGVTVNVVAPGYIATEMVMAVAEDIRNKIISTIPTGRLGEADEIAHAVEYLASDEAGFVNGSTLTINGGQHFV; this comes from the coding sequence ATGGCTCAGGAACGCGTCGCCCTCGTCACGGGCGGAACGCGCGGCATCGGTGCCGCGATCTCGAAGCGCCTGAAGGACAAGGGCTACAAGGTCGCCGCCAACTACGGCGGCAACGACGAGGCCGCCAACGCCTTCAAGGCCGAGACCGGCATCCCGGTGTTCAAGTTCGACGTCGGCGATCTCGCGAGCTGCGAGGCCGGCATCAAGGCGATCGAGGCCGAGCTCGGGCCGGTCGACATCCTGGTGAACAACGCCGGCATCACCCGCGACGGCGCCTTCCACAAGATGACCTTCGAGAAGTGGCAGGCGGTGATCCGCACCAACCTCGATTCGATGTTCACCTGCACCCGGCCGCTGATCGAGGGCATGCGCTCGCGCAACTTCGGGCGCATCATCATCATCTCGTCGATCAACGGCCAGAAGGGCCAGGCCGGCCAGACCAACTACTCGGCGGCCAAGGCCGGCGTGATCGGCTTCGCCAAGGCACTGGCGCAGGAGAGCGCCTCTAAGGGCGTCACCGTGAACGTGGTCGCCCCCGGCTACATCGCCACCGAGATGGTGATGGCCGTGGCCGAAGACATCCGCAACAAGATCATCTCCACGATCCCGACCGGCCGCCTCGGCGAAGCCGACGAGATCGCCCACGCGGTCGAGTACCTCGCCAGCGACGAGGCCGGCTTCGTCAACGGCTCGACGCTCACCATCAACGGCGGCCAGCACTTCGTCTGA
- a CDS encoding lipid A biosynthesis lauroyl acyltransferase, translated as MLRLALILRRNLPRLAGLATIPLIRAVFLLARMLGTDRASAAGGRLARLVGPFLPSHRTAMANLRAAYPKEDEARLRAIAGEAWENLGRTGAEYAHLDTIFDYDPENLATQRMEVRGLEQFFAIRDDGRPGLIFSAHLANWELPAICAEKFGLETTAVFRPPNNPAAAQLVQEVRRKTMGGLAASGPGAVFAMQGVVERGGHLGQLIDQHFTRGVVVRFFGRPVLVNPLLGKLARHHDCPVHGARVVRKAGGRFLLELTPPLDLPRGPDGLIEVRGAMQAMTTAIEGWVREHPGQWLWMHRRWRPAMLPKGVRTDEPTGLPTSHPSPSS; from the coding sequence GTGCTGCGCCTCGCGCTGATCCTGCGGCGGAACCTGCCCCGGCTGGCGGGGCTCGCGACCATCCCGCTGATCCGGGCGGTGTTCCTGCTCGCGCGAATGCTCGGCACCGACCGGGCGAGCGCGGCCGGCGGCCGGCTCGCGCGCCTCGTCGGCCCGTTCCTGCCCTCGCACCGCACGGCGATGGCCAACCTGCGCGCGGCCTATCCGAAGGAGGACGAGGCGCGGCTGCGGGCGATCGCGGGGGAGGCCTGGGAGAATCTCGGCCGCACCGGCGCGGAATACGCCCATCTCGACACGATCTTCGATTACGATCCCGAAAACCTCGCCACTCAGCGCATGGAGGTGCGGGGACTGGAGCAGTTCTTCGCGATCCGCGACGACGGCCGGCCGGGACTGATCTTTTCCGCGCATCTCGCGAACTGGGAGCTGCCGGCGATCTGCGCGGAAAAATTCGGGCTGGAAACCACCGCCGTGTTCCGGCCGCCGAACAACCCGGCCGCCGCCCAGCTCGTGCAGGAGGTGCGCCGCAAGACCATGGGGGGGCTGGCCGCCTCCGGGCCCGGCGCGGTCTTCGCCATGCAGGGCGTGGTGGAGCGCGGCGGCCATCTCGGCCAGCTCATCGATCAGCACTTCACCCGCGGCGTCGTGGTGCGGTTCTTCGGCCGTCCGGTTCTGGTCAACCCGCTGCTCGGCAAGCTCGCCCGCCACCACGATTGCCCGGTCCACGGTGCGCGGGTGGTGCGCAAGGCGGGCGGGCGCTTCCTGCTCGAACTGACGCCGCCGCTGGATCTGCCTCGCGGGCCCGATGGGCTGATCGAGGTTCGGGGCGCGATGCAGGCGATGACGACGGCGATCGAGGGCTGGGTGCGCGAGCATCCCGGACAGTGGCTGTGGATGCACCGCCGCTGGCGACCGGCGATGCTGCCGAAGGGCGTTCGCACGGACGAGCCCACCGGACTTCCGACGTCCCATCCATCGCCCTCATCCTGA